In the Deltaproteobacteria bacterium genome, GGAGCCCTCGAGGAGGCGCAGGGTCACCGTCTGCGCCCGGCGGTCCGAGATCATGAAGCCCGCCCGGGCGAAGATCGTGTTGTGCTGCTGCGGGTCCCGTTCGTCGGCGATCAGCACGTGCGCCAGGCGATCCATGGTCGGATCGATGCCTTCGGCGTAGATCACGAGGCCCGGGAAGTCGTCGTTGAAGACCGCGGGCTTCAAGCCCGCGCTCGCGCGGGTCCGGGCCATGTCGTAGAGCGCCGTCTTCAGCGAGCGGTTGCCCCAGGGCCGCGCGTACAGGGCAATGCCGGCGGTGGCCGACGTCGCCAGCGCGACGAAGATGACCACGGGGGGCATGAGCTGGTAGAGGCTCAGCCCCGAGCTGCGAAGCGCCACCATTTCGGAGTCCGCCGAGAGCCGCCCGAAGGCGATCAGGATCGCGAGCAGCATCGCCATCGGAACGGTCACCTCGAGGAACGCCGGCATGATGTAGGCGAAGAGCCGCATGATGCTCGCGAGCGGCAGGCCGCGGCTCACGACCAGCTCGATGAGCTTGAGGAGCCGGGCGACGAGCAGGACGAAGGTGAAGACGCCGAGGCCGAAGGCGAAGGGGAGGAGGATCTCCCGGAAGACGTACCTGTGGAGGATCTTGACGATCGAGCGAGGGTAGCAGGATGAGGCGGAATCGAACAGTGGATCGGCCGCTCATCGTCCACGGCGCGAACCCGGTGCTCGAGCTCCTGCGGAGCAGCCACCCCGTGACGCGCGTGCACCTCGGCCCGGGGCCTCGCACGCGAGAGCTGGCGGTCGCCGCGCGCGAGCGCGGCGCCCCCGTCGTGCAGGAAGCCGACCGCGGTGCGCTGGCGCGCCTGGCCGGATCGCCCCATCATCAAGGGGCGGTGGCGATCGCACCGCCGTTCCGGTACGCCGCCCTCGAGTGCCTGCTCGCTCCGGAGCGCCGGAGCGCGCTCCTGCTCGATGGCCTTCAGGATCCCCGGAACCTGGGGGCGATCATCCGCACGGCCCGGGCGGTGGGGCTTGGCGGTGTCGTCCTGCCGCAGGATCGCAGCGTCGGCGTGACCGGCGTCGTGGCGGCGACCTCGGCCGGTCTCGTCTTCGGGCTGCCGGTCGTGCGGGTCCCGAACCTCGTCCGGGCCATGGGGGGGCTCAAAGACGCCGGCTACTGGCTCGTCGGGCTGGCCCCCGAGGCGCCCGACCGCCTCGGGGACCGCGAGCCGCCGCGGCGGATCGCCGTCGCCCTAGGTGGGGAGGGCGAGGGGCTGCGCCCCCTCGTCCGTCGGGCCTGCGACTTCCTGACCTCGATCCCGATGGCCCCCGGGGTCGATTCTCTGAACGTGGCCGTAGCCGCCGGGATCGCGCTCTACGCCCTCGTCAAGCCCCCGCCCCGGGCCTCCCGAGTCCCGGCAATTCCTTGACAGCGTCCGGAGCCGATGTTAGGAATGCAAATTTCATTCGACACCAAAGGGGATTTCTCCCCACCACCACGGGTTCGGCTTCGCTACTGAACGGCCCGCAAGCGGCCGAGGAGGGTTCCGCGGGAAGGCTGGGAGCGTGGGGCGCCGGCAGGGAGCGTCCGGCCCGCCGATGTAGCTCAGGGGTAGAGCAGCTGACTTGTAATCAGCAGGTCGTCGGTTCGACTCCGACCATCGGCTCGCGCGTCAACGGTTCTCGAGGCCAGGTGCGGAGAGGTACCCAAGTGGCCAAAGGGAGCAGACTGTAAATCTGCCGGCGTATGCCTTCGGAGGTTCGAATCCTCCCCTCTCCATTTCGAGACGCGGGAGTAGCTCAGGTGGTAGAGCGCGAGCCTTCCAAGCTCGGGGTCGCGGGTTCGATTCCCGTCTCCCGCTTCTATTGGCCTCCGGGGGCCCGTGCGCTCCTCGCGCGCTGCGCGCGCTGCGGTGCTCCGATACCCCCGGACCCCGCGCCGCACGCGGCGAAGCCGCGCGCGGCTTCTTCCCGGGGGCCCGTGCGGTGCTCGCGCCCTGCGGGCGCTGCGCTCTTCCGATGCCCCCGGACCCCGCGCCGCACGCGGCGAAGCCGCGCGCGGCTTCTGGGGGCGCGGCGGAGGTCGCGGAGGTCGATGTCTGCTCGCTGTGCCCACGTAGCTCAGGCGGCAGAGCACTTCCTTGGTAAGGAAGAGGTCACCGGTTCGAATCCGGTCGTGGGCTCCGCGGAGGGAGCCGCATGCGCGATCTGATCACGCTCGTCTGCGACGGATGCAAGCGGAAGAACTACACCACGACGAAGAACAAGAAGCGTACGACGGACAAGCTCGCGCTCAAGAAGTTCTGCCCGGCGTGCCGCAGCCACACGGTCCACAAGGAGGGCAAGGTCTAGCGGACCGGGGTGCGCCCCGGCGTGCGGGGTCAGTAGCTCGAACGGCTAGAGCACCGGACTCCAAATCCGGGGGTTGCAGGTTCGAATCCTGCCTGACCCGTGAGATGCCATGAACGCCATCGAGTCGCTGAAGCAGCCCATCGCGCGGTCGCGGGAGTTCCTCGAGGAATGCTGGGCGGAGCTCAAGAAGGTGCACTGGCCGGCACGCAAGGAAACCCAGGCGGCGACGATCGTGGTCATTATCGGCGTGGTCATCGTGGGACTGTACTTGGGGCTCGTCGACTTCCTGCTGTCCGTGATCATCCGACGGGCGCTGAGTTGATGGCCGAGGAAGGGGGACGAAACTGGTACGTGGTGCACACGTACTCCGGCTACGAGCACAAGGTGAAGGCGGCGCTCGAGGAGCGCATCCGCTCGCTCGGGAAGCCCGATCTCTTCGGACCGATCCTGGTCCCCTCCGAGAAGGTCGTGGAGCTCGTGAAGGGGAAGAAGAAGACGTCGTCCCGCAAGTTCTTCCCCGGCTACATCCTGGTCAACATGAAGCTCAACAACGAGACCTGGCACATCGTCAAGTCGACGCCCAAGGTCACGGGCTTCCTCGGTGGGGGAATGGACCCCAGCTCCATCCCGCCCATCTCGGAGGGGGAGGTGCGCGAGATCACGCACCAGATGGAGGAGGGGGCGGTCAAGCCGAAGCCGAAGGTGCTGTTCGAGCAGGGGGAGCAGGTGAAGGTGGTCGACGGTCCCTTCCAGGACTTCAACGGCGTCGTCGAGGAAGTGAAGCCGGACAAGGGAAAGCTCCGGGTGCTGATCAGCATTTTCGGACGTGCCACCCCCGTCGAGCTCGACTTCGTCCAGGTGGAGAAGGCGTGAGGGAAGGCTGAACGGATGGCGAAGAAGGTCATCGCGGAGATCAAGCTCCAGATTCCCGCCGGTCAGGCCAATCCCAGCCCGCCGGTCGGTCCGGCTCTCGGCCAGCGCGGCGTCAACATCATGGAGTTCTGCAAGGCCTTCAACGCGCAGACCCAGGCGCAGGCCGGGCTCATCATCCCGGTCATCATTACCGTCTATGCCGACCGGTCGTTCACGTTCGTCACCAAGACCCCGCCGGCAGCCGTGCTGCTCAAGCGCGCGGCAGGCATCGAGAAGGGATCGGGCGAGACGGGTAAGAAGAAGGTGGGCCAGGTGACCCGGCAACAGCTGGAGGAGATCGCGCGGCTCAAGATGCCGGACCTCACTGCGGCCGACCTCGCGGCGGCCGTCCGGACCGTGGAAGGCACGGCCCGGAGCCTCGGGCTCGAGGTCGTGTAGCGGATTCGCAGGAGCGACGAGACATGGCAAAGAGAAGCAAGCGCTATCGGGCAGCGGCCGCCAAGATCGAGCGGACGCGCCGCTACTCCCTCGAAGAGGCGGTGCGGACCATCGCGGCGGGCGACGGTAAGGCCAAGTTCGACGAGACGGTGGAGCTCGCGGTCAAGCTCGGAGTGGATCCCCGCCAGGCAGACCAGAACGTGCGCGGCACCGTCGTTCTGCCGCACGGCACCGGCAAGACCGTCCGCGTGCTGGTCCTCGCCAAGGGCGAGAAGGCCAAGGAGGCCACCGAGGCCGGCGCCGACCACGTCGGGGCCGACGACATCGTCAAGCGCATTCAGGACGAGCAGTGGCTCGAGTTCGACACCGCGATCGCCACGCCGGACATGATGGGCGCCGTCGGAAAGCTCGGCAAGATCCTCGGCCCACGCGGCCTCATGCCGAATCCGAAGGTGGGGACCGTGACCTTCGACGTCGGCAAGGCGGTGCGTGAGGCGAAAGCGGGCAAGGTCGAGTTCCGGGTCGAGAAGGCGGGCATCGTGCACGTGCCGATCGGCAAGCGAAGCTTCGGCGCCGAGCGGCTCCTCGAGAACGCCCACACCCTGCTGGCCAGCCTGATCCGCGCCAAGCCGGCCGCGGCCAAGGGCAACTACATGCAGAGCGTCGCGCTCTCGACCACCATGGGGCCCGCGGTACGCATCGACCCGGTGGCGGCACGTGCGGCGGCGGCCTGAGAGGACGCGATGAAGCGGGCAGAGAAGGTGGAGGCGGTGCACGAGCTGGAGGGCGATCTTCGCCGCGCCACCGTGGCGGTGCTCGCCGACTACCGCGGGCTGACGGCCGGGCAGATGAACCGTCTCCGCAAGGCGGTCCGCGAGGCCGACGGGCGATGCCGCGTCGCCAAGAACACCTTTGCCCGGCGCGCGGTCGACGCGTCGCGGCGGCCGTCGCTCGAGCCGTTGCTGCGCGGCCCGCTCGCCATGATCCTCGGCTTCCGCGACCCGGTGGCCATCGCCAAGCTGGCGGTCAAGTTCGCCGAGGAGCTGCCGAAGCTCGAGATCAAGGCCGCGATGCTCGGCGACCGGATCCTGCCGGCCGCCGAGGTGAAGGCGCTCGCGACGCTGCCGTCGCGGGAGGTCCTGCTCGCCCGGCTCCTCGGCTTGCTGCAGGCGCCCGCCACGCAGCTCGTGCGGACGCTCAACGAGCCGGCAGCCCGCCTCGCCCGCCTGGTGGACGCGCTCGCCAAGCGAGCCGGTCACGAGGCGCCGGCCCCTGCCGGCGAGCCAGAAGAGTGAAGGGTTTTCCAACCCGGAAGGAGTGGTGATTCGATGGAAGTGACGCGCGAGCAGGTGAAGGATTTCCTGAAGAACATGAGCCTCCTCGACGCCTCAGCGCTCGTGAAGGAGCTGGAGGCCGAGCTCGGGGTCTCGGCCGCGGCGCCGATCGCCGTTGCGGCGGCAGGTCCGGCGGCCGGCGGCGGCGCCGCGGCGGCGGCGCCCGAGAAGGAGGACTTCACGGTCGTCCTCGCGGGCGGCGGTGAGAAGAAGATTCAGGTGATCAAGGTGGTGCGCGAGCTCACGGGGCTCGGCCTCAAGGAGGCGAAGGACCTGGTCGACGGCGCGCCCAAGCCGCTCAAGGAGGGCGTGCCGAAAGCCGAGGCCGAGGCGATCAAGAAGAAGATCGAGGAGGCCGGCGGCACCGTCGAGCTCAAGTAGAGTGACACCCGTGGGGAGTTCAGTGGAGACGTATCGATGAGCACTCAGGTGGTTCAGACCTCTCGTGTACCGAACAACCTTCGCGCGCGCCGAACCTTCGGCCGCATCAAGAAGATCATCGACATTCCGAACCTGATCGAGATCCAGCGTCGCTCGTACGAGGAGTTCCTGCAGAAGGACGTCACGCCCGAGCAGCGCAAGGACCAAGGCCTGCAGGCGGTCTTCAAGTCCGTCTTTCCCATCAAGGACTTCAACGAGACCGCCTCGCTCGAGTTCGTGAGCTACACGCTCTCCGAGCCCAAGTACGACGTCGAGGAGTGCCACCAGCGGGGCATGACCTACGCCGCGCCGCTCAAGGTCACCGTCCAGCTCGTCATCTGGGACGTCGACCCGGACAGCGGGGTCCGCTCGATCAAGAACGTGAAGGAGCAGGAGGTGTACTTCGGCGAGATCCCGCTGATGACGCGGCACGGGACGTTCATGGTGAACGGAACGGAGCGGGTCATCGTCTCGCAGCTCCACCGCTCGCCCGGCGTCTTCTTCGACCACGACAAGGGGAAGACCCACGCCAGCGGGAAGCTCCTCTACTCGGCGCGCATCATCCCGTATCGCGGCTCGTGGATCGACTTCGAGTTCGACCCGAAGGACATCCTCTACGTGCGCATCGACCGGCGCCGGAAGTTCCACGCGACGGTCCTCCTGCGCGCGCTCGGCATGACCACCGAGGACCTCCTCAACTACTTCTACCGGCGCGACACGGTCGTGCTCGAGGGCCGCAAGGCGGCCAAGGTCTTCCAGGCCGATCACCTGGTCGGCGTGAAGGCCTCGCGGGACATCCGCCATCCGCAGTCGAACGAGCTGATCGTCAAGGAAGGCCGCAAGTTCACCAAGATGGCGCTCAGGCAGATGGAGCAGGCGGGCATCAGCCAGATCCCGATCGCGCTCGAGGAGGTGATCGGGCGGGTCTCGGCGCACGACGTCAAGGACGCGAAGAGCGGCGAGGTGCTGCTCGCGACCAACGAGGAGATCACCGAGGAGAAGCTGGAGGCGCTCCGCCAGCGCGGGGTGAACAAGGTCGAGGTCCTCTTCCTCGACGACTCGCACATCGGGCCCTCGCTTCGGAACACCCTCCTCCAGGACCGCATCCCGAGCCCGGAGGAGGCGATCCTCGAGATCTACCGGCGGCTGCGCCCCGGCGATCCGCCCACGCCCGAGACCGCGACCGCCTTCTTCAACAACCTCTTCTTCAACCCCGAGCGCTACGACCTGTCGCGGGTCGGGCGCCTGAAGCTCAACCACAAGCTCAAGCTGAACGTGCCGCTCGACCAGGGCACGCTGCGGCGCGAGGACATCCTCGAGGTCGTCCGCTATCTGATCCTGCTGAAGAACGGCATCGGGCAGATCGACGACATCGACCATCTCGGCAACCGGCGCGTCCGTGCCGTCGGCGAGCTCGTCGAGAACCAGTACCGCATCGGGCTCGTCCGCATGGAGCGGGCGATCAAGGAGCGCATGAGCCTGCAGGACATCGAGACGCTGATGCCGCAGGAGCTCATCAACTACAAGCCGGTATCCGCCGTGATCAAGGAGTTCTTCGGCTCCTCGCAGCTCTCGCAGTTCATGGACCAGACGAACCCGCTCTCCGAGATCACGCACAAGCGGCGCCTCTCGGCCCTCGGCCCGGGCGGACTCACGCGCGAGCGCGCGGGCTTCGAGGTGCGCGACGTGCACCCGACGCACTACGGTCGCGTGTGCCCGATCGAGACGCCGGAAGGACCGAACATCGGGCTGATCGCCTCGCTGTCCACCTATGCGCGCGTGAACGAGTTCGGCTTCGTCGAGACGCCGTACCGCCGGGTCAAGGACGGCCGCGTGACCGACGAGATCGTGTACCTCTCGGCGCTCGAGGAGGAGGAGCACACGATCGCCCAGGCGAACGCGCCGATCGACGCCAAGGGGCACTACACGGCGGATCTGGTCTCGGCTCGCCTGGGCGGCGAGTTCACCATGGTGCGCCCCGAGCAGGTCGAGTTCATGGACGTGTCGCCGAACCAGCTCGTGTCGGTGGCCGCCTCCCTCATCCCCTTCCTCGAGAACGACGACGCCAACCGGGCGCTCATGGGCTCCAACATGCAGCGCCAGGCGGTGCCGCTGCTGAGGACCGATGCGCCGCTCGTCGGCACCGGCATGGAGCGCGTGGTCGCGCGCGACTCGGGCGTCACGGTCGTCGCGCGCCGCGACGGCGTGGTCGAGCAGGTCGATTCGACCCGCATCGTGGTGAAGGCCGACCGCCCGTCGCAGGACGGGCGCGACCCCGGCGTCGACATCTACAACCTGATCAAGTACCAGCGCTCGAACCAGAACACCTGCATCAACCAGCGTCCGATCGTGGTCGTGGGCGACCACGTCAAGGCGGGGGACGTCATCGCCGACGGTCCGTCGACGGAGATGGGCGAGCTTGCCCTCGGGCGCAACGTGCTGGTCGCCTTCATGCCGTGGGGCGGTTACAACTTCGAGGATTCGATCCTCATCTCCGAGCGCGTCGTCAAGGACGACTTCTTCACCTCGGTCCACATCGAGGAGTTCGAGTGCGTCGCGCGCGACACCAAGCTCGGTCCCGAGGAGATCACGCGGGACATCCCGAACGTCGGCGACGAGGCGCTGAAGGACCTCGACGACTCGGGGATCATCCGCATCGGCGCGGAGGTGAAGCCGGGCGACATCCTGGTCGGCAAGATCACGCCGAAGGGCGAGACCCAGCTCTCGCCCGAGGAGAAGCTCCTGCGCGCGATCTTCGGCGAGAAGGCGGGCGAGGTGCGGGACACCAGCCTCCGGGTCCCGCCGGGCGTCGAGGGCACGGTCATCAATGCCCGCGTGTTCTCCCGCAAGGGCATCCAGAAGGACGAGCGGTCGCGTGCGATCGAGGAGGACGAGGTCGCCAAGCTGCGGAAGGACCAGCAGGACGAGATCCGGATCATCCGGGAGAGCGCCGGCAAGAAGGTGCTCAAGCTCCTCCAGGGCAAGGTGACGACGGCGCGCCTCACCGACGACACCCGCAAGGTCCTGCTCCACAAGGGCGTCGAGATCGCACCCGAGATCCTCGCGCAGGTCCCCTCGAACTACTGGGGCGACATCAAGGTGGGCGACGAGCGCGTCGAGGACGAGCTCTCGCGGCTGGTCGAGGGGATGCAGGAGCAGATCGACCTCATCAAGATGGTCTTCAACGAGAAGATCGAACGGCTCAAGAGCGGCGACGAGCTCCCGCCCGGCGTCATCAAGATGGTCAAGGTCTTCGTCGCCATCAAGCGCAAGCTCCAGGTCGGCGACAAGATGGCCGGGCGCCACGGCAACAAGGGCGTGCTGTCGCGCATCCTGCCCGAGGAGGACATGCCGTACCTCGCCGACGGGACGCCGGTCGACATCGTGCTGAACCCGCTCGGGGTCCCGAGCCGCATGAACGTGGGTCAGATCCTCGAGACCCACCTCGGCTGGGCGGCGCGCGAGCTCGGCGGCCAGATCGAGTCCGACCTCGAGAGCGACGGGCGGCCGAACGTCGAGGCGCTGCGCAAGAAGCTGAAGGAGCTCTACGCTTCGAAGGAGCTCTCGGACTTCGTCGATGCGCTCGCCGACGACGACATCGTGAAGCTCGCCAAGAAGGCGTCGAAGGGCATCCACGTGGGGTCGCCCGTGTTCGACGGCGCCTCGGAGGAGGAGATCTTCAAGCTGATGGCGCGGGCCACGCTGCCCGCCACCGGCCAGACGCGGCTCCACGACGGACGGACCGGCGAGTCCTTCGCCCACGAGGTGACGGTGGGCGTCATGTACATGATGAAGCTCCACCATCTGGTCGACGACAAGATCCACGCGCGCTCGACCGGTCCGTACTCGCTGGTCACGCAGCAGCCGCTCGGCGGTAAGGCACAGTTCGGCGGCCAGCGGCTCGGGGAGATGGAGGTCTGGGCCCTCGAGGCGTACGGCGCGGCCTACACGCTGCAGGAGATGCTCACCGTCAAGTCGGACGATGTGGCGGGTCGCACCCGCATGTACGAGGCGATCGTCAAAGGCGAGAACGTCCTCGAGCCCGGGCTGCCCGAGTCCTTCAACGTCATGGTGAAGGAGCTCCAGAGCCTCGCGCTCGACATCGAGCTCACCGAAGACCGGCCGGCAGGAGATTGATCCGATGATGGAAGACTTGTTCAGCCTCTTCGAGAAACCCAAGAACCCTCTGAACTTCAACGCCATTCGCATCTCGCTGGCGTCGCCGGAGAAGATCCGGTCGTGGTCGCACGGCGAGGTGAAGAAGCCCGAGACCATCAACTATCGCACGTTCAAGCCCGAGCGGGATGGGCTCTTCTGCGCGAAGATCTTCGGCCCCACCAAGGACTACGAGTGCAACTGCGGCAAGTACAAGCGCATGCGCCACCGCGGCGTCGTGTGCGAGAAGTGCGGCGTCGAGGTGATCCAGTCGAAGGTGCGGCGCGAGCGCATGGGCCACATCGACCTCGCCACACCCGTGGCGCACATCTGGTTCCTCAAGAGCCTTCCCTCGCGCATCGGCACGCTCCTCGACATGACGCTCAAGGAGCTCGAGAAGGTCCTCTACTTCGAGTCCTACGTCGTCGTGGACCCCGGGACGACGTCGCTCAAGGAGGGCGAGCTCCTCACCGAGAGCCGCTACCGCAAGCTCGTCGAGGAGCACGGGCCCGACACCTTCCGCGCCGAGATGGGCGCCGAGGCCGTCCGCGAGCTGCTCTCCAAGCTCGACATCGACAAGCTCTTCGTCGATCTGCGGGTCGAGATGAAGGAGGCGACGAGCGAGGCACGGCGGAAGAAGATCTCCAAGCGCCTGAAGGTCGTCTCGGCGCTCAAGAACTCCGGCAACCACCCGGAGTGGATGATCCTCGCGGTCGTCCCGGTGATCCCGCCCGACCTCCGGCCGCTCGTGCCGCTCGACGGCGGCCGGTTCGCCACCTCGGACCTGAACGACCTCTACCGGCGCGTGATCAACCGCAACAATCGCCTGAAGCGCCTCATGGAGCTCAACGCGCCCGACATCATCATCCGCAACGAGAAGCGGATGCTGCAGGAGGCGGTCGACGCGCTCTTCGACAACGGCCGCCGCGGCCGCGCCATCACCGGCCCGAACAAGCGTCCCCTCAAGTCGCTCTCCGACATGCTGAAGGGGAAGAGCGGGCGCTTCCGCCAGAACCTCCTCGGCAAGCGCGTCGACTACTCGGGCCGCTCGGTGATCGTCGTCGGCCCCGAGCTGCGGCTCCACCAGTGCGGGCTGCCGAAGAAGATGGCGCTCGAGCTGTTCAAACCCTTCATCTACAACAAGCTCGAGGAGCGCGGCTACGTCACGACCATCAAGAGCGCGAAGAAGATGGTCGAGAAGGAGCGGCCCGAGGTCTGGGACATCCTCGACGAGGTGATCCGCGAGCACCCGGTCCTCTTGAACCGCGCCCCGACGCTCCACCGGCTCGGCATTCAGGCGTTCGAGCCGATCCTCATCGAGGGCAAGGCGATCCAGCTCCACCCCCTCGTCTGCGCCGCCTACAACGCCGACTTCGACGGCGACCAGATGGCGGTGCACGTGCCCCTCTCGGTCGAGGCGCAGGTCGAGGCCCGTGCCCTCATGATGTCGACCAACAACATCCTCTCGCCGGCGCACGGGAAACCGATCATCGTGCCGACGCAGGACATCGTGCTCGGCCTCTACTTCATGACCCGTGAGCACCTCGGCACCCAGGGGCAGGGTCGCACCTTCGCCAACTTCGACGAGGTCCGGATCGCCTACGACCAGGGCGAGGTCGACCTGCAGGCGCGCATCCGGGTGCGCGTCCCCGCCGCGCTGGGCGGCAACGGGCAGGTCATCGATTCGACCGTCGGCCGTGTCCTCCTCTACGAGATCGTCCCGCCCGAGATCGCCTTCGCCGAGGTCAACAAGGTCATGAAGAAGAAGGAGCTCGGGACCTTGATCGACCTCTCCTACCGCCACGCCGGCAACAAGGCGACGGTGATCTTCGCCGACCGGCTGAAGGACCTCGGCTACGAGCAGGCGACCAAGGCCGGCATCTCGATCGGCATCAAGGACATGGTGATTCCCCCGAGCAAGCACACGCTCCTCGACGAGGCCAACGCCGCCGTGCGGGAGATCGAGGACCAGTACAACAAGGGCCTCATCACGGACGGCGAGCGCTACAACAAGGTGGTCGACATCTGGGCCGAGGTGACCGACCGCATCGCCGACGAGATGCTGCGCGAGCTCGGCACGCAGGAGGTGCGCGACACCGACGGCAACGTCCGGCGTATCCCGTCCTTCAACCCGATCTTCATGATGGCCGACTCGGGCGCGCGCGGCTCCGCCCAGCAGATCCGCCAGCTGGCCGGCATGCGTGGCCTCATGGCGAAGCCGTCGGGCGAGATCATCGAGACCCCGATCACCGCCAACTTCCGCGAGGGTCTCACCGTGCTCCAGTACTTCATCTCGACGCACGGCGCGCGGAAGGGCCTCGCCGACACGGCGCTCAAGACCGCCAACTCGGGGTATCTGACGCGCCGGCTGGTCGACGTCGCCCAGGACTCGATCATCACCGAGCAGGACTGCGGGACGCTCGACGGCATCGAGATGACGCCGCTCGTCGAGGGCGGCGAGGTCATCGAAGGCCTCGGGGACCGCGTCCTCGGCCGGGTCGCGCTCGAGGACATCCGGGACCCGTTCACCAACAACGTCATCGTGCACGCCAACGACGAGATCGACGAGGCCAAGGTGGCGGCCATCGAGGAGGCGGGCCTCGAACGGGTGAAGATCCGCTCCGTGCTCACCTGCCAGTCCCGCCAAGGCGTCTGCATGCAGTGCTACGGGCGTGATCTGGCGCGGGGGCACCTCGTCAACCTCGGCGAGGCGATCGGCGTCATCGCCGCGCAGTCGATCGGCGAGCCGGGCACGCAGCTCACGATGCGGACCTTCCACATCGGCGGCACGGCCAGCCGGCGCGCGGAGCAGACGGCGCTCGACGCGCGCAACGAGGGGTTCTTGAAGCTCATCAACGTGAGCACGGTCGAGGGCAAGGACGGCGACCTCGTCGTCATGAGCCGGAACGGCGAGGTGGCGATCGTCGACTACCCCGAGCCGAAGCGCGAGCGGGAGCGTGAGCGCTACCCGATCGTCTACGGCGCCAAGCTCAAGAAGCGTGACGGGGCCAAGGTGAAGGCGGGCGAGATGATCGCCGAGTGGGATCCCTACACCATCCCCATCGTCACCGAGGCGAGCGGCGTCGTGAAGTTCGGCGACATCATCGAGGGGATCACCATGGAGGAGAAGGTCGACGAGCGAACCGGCCTCTCCACCAAGGTCGTCGTCGACACCAAGGACGTGGACAAGCGGCCGCGCGTGACGATCAAGGACACCACGGGCCAGACCGCCAAGGTGACGGGCGGCAGCGGCGAGGCCCGGTACCTGCTCCCGGTCGGCGCCCACCTGAACGTGATCGAGGGCCAGCCGGTGGCGGCCGGCGACGTGATCGCCAAGATGCCGCGCGAGACGACCAAGACCAAGGACATCACCGGCGGTCTGCCGCGCGTCGCCGAGCTGTTCGAGGCCCGCAAGCCGAAGGAGTTCGCGGTCATCAGCGAGATCGACGGCATCATCTCCTTCGGCAAGGACACCAAGGGCAAGCGCAAGGTCATCGTGACGCCCGAGGTCGGCGAGGCGCGCGAGTACCTGATCCCCAAGGGCAAGCACATCAGCGTCCATGAAGGGGACTACGTGAAGGCCGGCGAGCCGCTGATGGACGGCAGCTCCAACCCCCACGACATCCTCACCATCCTCGGCGAGAAGGCGCTCGCCAAGTACCTGGTCGACGAGGTGCAGGAGATCTACCGCCTGCAGGGCGTTCGCATCAACGACAAGCACATCGAGGTCATCGTCCGCCAGATGCTCCGCCGAGTGCGCATCAAGGAGGTCGGCGACACCGACTTCCTGATCGGCGACCAGGTGGAGAAGTGGCGCTTCGAGGAGGAGAACGAGCGGGTCCTCGGCCGCGGCGGACAGCCGGCCGTGGCCGAGCCGCTGCTGCTCGGCATCACCAAGGCCAGCCTCTCGACCGAGAGCTTCATCTCCGCGGCGTCCTTCCAGGAGACCACCAAGGTCCTCACCGAGGCGGCCATCAACGGAAAGGTCGACCGGC is a window encoding:
- the rpoC gene encoding DNA-directed RNA polymerase subunit beta', yielding MEDLFSLFEKPKNPLNFNAIRISLASPEKIRSWSHGEVKKPETINYRTFKPERDGLFCAKIFGPTKDYECNCGKYKRMRHRGVVCEKCGVEVIQSKVRRERMGHIDLATPVAHIWFLKSLPSRIGTLLDMTLKELEKVLYFESYVVVDPGTTSLKEGELLTESRYRKLVEEHGPDTFRAEMGAEAVRELLSKLDIDKLFVDLRVEMKEATSEARRKKISKRLKVVSALKNSGNHPEWMILAVVPVIPPDLRPLVPLDGGRFATSDLNDLYRRVINRNNRLKRLMELNAPDIIIRNEKRMLQEAVDALFDNGRRGRAITGPNKRPLKSLSDMLKGKSGRFRQNLLGKRVDYSGRSVIVVGPELRLHQCGLPKKMALELFKPFIYNKLEERGYVTTIKSAKKMVEKERPEVWDILDEVIREHPVLLNRAPTLHRLGIQAFEPILIEGKAIQLHPLVCAAYNADFDGDQMAVHVPLSVEAQVEARALMMSTNNILSPAHGKPIIVPTQDIVLGLYFMTREHLGTQGQGRTFANFDEVRIAYDQGEVDLQARIRVRVPAALGGNGQVIDSTVGRVLLYEIVPPEIAFAEVNKVMKKKELGTLIDLSYRHAGNKATVIFADRLKDLGYEQATKAGISIGIKDMVIPPSKHTLLDEANAAVREIEDQYNKGLITDGERYNKVVDIWAEVTDRIADEMLRELGTQEVRDTDGNVRRIPSFNPIFMMADSGARGSAQQIRQLAGMRGLMAKPSGEIIETPITANFREGLTVLQYFISTHGARKGLADTALKTANSGYLTRRLVDVAQDSIITEQDCGTLDGIEMTPLVEGGEVIEGLGDRVLGRVALEDIRDPFTNNVIVHANDEIDEAKVAAIEEAGLERVKIRSVLTCQSRQGVCMQCYGRDLARGHLVNLGEAIGVIAAQSIGEPGTQLTMRTFHIGGTASRRAEQTALDARNEGFLKLINVSTVEGKDGDLVVMSRNGEVAIVDYPEPKRERERERYPIVYGAKLKKRDGAKVKAGEMIAEWDPYTIPIVTEASGVVKFGDIIEGITMEEKVDERTGLSTKVVVDTKDVDKRPRVTIKDTTGQTAKVTGGSGEARYLLPVGAHLNVIEGQPVAAGDVIAKMPRETTKTKDITGGLPRVAELFEARKPKEFAVISEIDGIISFGKDTKGKRKVIVTPEVGEAREYLIPKGKHISVHEGDYVKAGEPLMDGSSNPHDILTILGEKALAKYLVDEVQEIYRLQGVRINDKHIEVIVRQMLRRVRIKEVGDTDFLIGDQVEKWRFEEENERVLGRGGQPAVAEPLLLGITKASLSTESFISAASFQETTKVLTEAAINGKVDRLVGLKENVIMGRLIPAGTGVPKYAKMEGVTEEPAAAEEPLPAPEVAPEAVA